The segment AAACTCGGTGCCGTCCACCCGGTGCATCATCAGGCCCTGGGAGGAAACCTCCATCACCACGTGGGTGCAGCCTTCATCCTTCATACGCCGGAGAAGCTGCTGCAGCTCATGGGACTCGGGCGTGGTGTTGCGGGAGGGAACCACCTCATCCCCAATCATGGTTTGAATGGTACCGATGAGGCCAACCTTGTATCCCGCGGCCTCCAGAATATTTTTTGTCATGTAGCTGCAGGTGGTCTTTCCCTTGGTGCCCGTGATACCGATCATATGCAGTTCCCGGGAGGGATGGCCGTAGAACGCTGCGGCGGCGCAGGCCATAGCCGCCCGCCCATCCTTTACCTTCACCACCGTGGTATCCGCCGGCGCCTCCACCGGCTGCTCCACCAAAAGGGCGGCAGCCCCCGCCTTGGCAGCGGCAGGTCCATAGTCATGGCCGTCCAGCGTTCGACCCACCAGGCAGCAGAACAGACAGCCCGGAACCACCTTCCGGGAGTCGCACACAATATCCCCAATTTCAATATCGGGACTGCCCTGCAAGATCTCGAAGGGCTGGCCCGCCAAAAGCTCCTTCAGTGTCAATCCCATGGCGCATTTTCCTCATAGGGATTGCCTTCCACAAATTCGCCGTCAAAGACCACCGTGGAAGGTCCGGTCATGAATAGATCCCCTGTGCATTCATCCCACTCAATATGGATCACGCCGCCCTTTTGTTCCACATCTACACTCCGGTTGCAGCGGCCGGTAAGCACGCCGGCCACCACCGACGCGCAGGAGCCGGTACCGCAGGCAAGGGTCTCGCCCACGCTTCGTTCCCAAACCCGGAAACGAATGCGGTCCGGAGCCAGGATCTCAGCAAACTCACAGTTCGCCCGCTCGGGATAGAGGGGATGGTGCTCCATGGCGGGTCCGTATTTTTCAAGATCAAAATGGTCCACGTCCTCCACAAAGGCCACCATATGCGGGTTGCCAAGGGACATAGCCGTCACATGGAAGGTGCGGTCCAGCACCTCCACCGGCTGATCAATGAACTGTTCAAGATCGGTGATCACCGGAGCCTTCGCCGCCTCAAGAATGGGCGATCCAAAGTTGGCGGTGATGTTGACCACCTTCCCCGACTTCACATCCAGCGTCACCACCTTGACGCCGGCGATGGTTTCGATACGCATTCGGGTCTTGCGGGTAATGCCGTAATGATAGACAAACTTGCCCACACTGCGAATGGCATTGCCGCAGATCTGGGCCTCGGTGCCATCGGGATTGAAGATGCGCATTCTGAAGTCGGCATTCTGCGAGGGACAGATGAGCACCAAGCCGTCGGCGCCTACGCCATAGTTTCGGTTGGATACGAATTTAGCCAAGCGGTTGGGATCGTGAATATTCTGGTGAATCCCATCCACAAATACAAAGTCATTGCCAAGGGATGTCATCTTGGTGAATCTCATGGGTCCATCATTCCTTCCAATATTAGATACTTCCTCCGATCATAGGGTAATCCCTTGAGAATCGTTTGTCAATGGCCTTTTGTAAGGACCTGGAATGTGCTATAATTTTATTATTCCAAAAGGGAGGATATTCAGTATGCAGAAAACTCGTTTAGGAAAAACGGATTTGATGGTCACCCGCACCGCCTTTGGCGCGCTGCCCATTCAAAGGGACGATGTGAAAACGGCTGTGGATATTGTCAGCCGCGCTTTTGACGCCGGCATCAATTTTTTTGATACGGCCCGCGCCTACACCGACAGTGAGGAAAAATTGGGTCTGGCTTTTGAAGGCCGGCGCCATAAAGTGGTGATCGCCACCAAGACCCAGGCCGCCGATGCCAAGACGCTGTGGGCCCATCTCGAGACCAGCCTCAAAAACCTGCGGACCGATTATATCGATCTCTATCAGCTTCACAACCCCGCCGGGCTGCCCGATCCAAACGACGAAAAGGGCCTGTATGCGGCTTTGGTGGAAGCCAAAAGAAAGGGCATGATCCGCCATTTCGGAATCACCAACCACCGTATCCATGTTGCCCGCGAGGCGGCGGAGAGCGGCCTGTATGAGACCGTTCAGTTCCCCTTTTCCTATCTCAGTCAGCAGCCGGAAATTGAACTGGTCAATTTATGCAAAAGCCGCGACGTGGGATTCATCGCCATGAAGGCGCTAAGCGGCGGACTTGTGGCCAACGTGCCCGCCACCTTTGCTTTCTTGCGCCAGTTTGACAACGTGGTGCCCATCTACGGCATCCAGCACATGTGGGAGTTGGAGCAGTTTTTGGAGCTGGATCAAAACCCGCCCATCATCGACGCGGCCATGGAGGCCGTCATGGAAAAGGAGCGAGAGGAGCTTTCCGGGGATTTCTGCCGTTCCTGCGGTTACTGTCTGCCCTGTCCCCAGAACATTCTCATCCCTCAAGCGGCCAGGATCTACTTCCTGATGACCCGTTCGCCTTACCAGCCCTACATCACTTCCGAATTTCAAGCGGAGATGGCCAGGGTGGAGACCTGCATCGAGTGCGGCGCCTGTGCCTCCCGCTGTCCCTACGGCCTGGATACGCCCGGGCTCCTCAAGCGCCAGCTGGCCCTATATAAGACCTTTCTGGCGGAGCATCAGGATGAAATAAAAAATGGCTAATTTTTCCTCGCATCTTCCCTCTTCATCCGGACATACTTCTATTGTAAAAGCTTACTGCCGGATGAAACGGATTGACAGCTTGATGAAAGCGTCAAACCTATGATCAAACGTACAAAGAACACCCCCTCGTGCTAAACGAGGCCCATTCTTGACACAAACGTAGCTTAACGCTATTGAGTACGTTTGAACAAAAAGCAGAAGATTTTACGAAAAAGACCCCCAAAGTCCTACGGACGTTGGGGGTCTTTGATATTGTGCAGCGGCCTATTGATTGTGCGCTTCCAGGCGTTTGATGTTTTGGTTGGACCCGATGGCCACCAGAACATC is part of the Gehongia tenuis genome and harbors:
- the dapF gene encoding diaminopimelate epimerase, whose translation is MRFTKMTSLGNDFVFVDGIHQNIHDPNRLAKFVSNRNYGVGADGLVLICPSQNADFRMRIFNPDGTEAQICGNAIRSVGKFVYHYGITRKTRMRIETIAGVKVVTLDVKSGKVVNITANFGSPILEAAKAPVITDLEQFIDQPVEVLDRTFHVTAMSLGNPHMVAFVEDVDHFDLEKYGPAMEHHPLYPERANCEFAEILAPDRIRFRVWERSVGETLACGTGSCASVVAGVLTGRCNRSVDVEQKGGVIHIEWDECTGDLFMTGPSTVVFDGEFVEGNPYEENAPWD
- a CDS encoding aldo/keto reductase, giving the protein MQKTRLGKTDLMVTRTAFGALPIQRDDVKTAVDIVSRAFDAGINFFDTARAYTDSEEKLGLAFEGRRHKVVIATKTQAADAKTLWAHLETSLKNLRTDYIDLYQLHNPAGLPDPNDEKGLYAALVEAKRKGMIRHFGITNHRIHVAREAAESGLYETVQFPFSYLSQQPEIELVNLCKSRDVGFIAMKALSGGLVANVPATFAFLRQFDNVVPIYGIQHMWELEQFLELDQNPPIIDAAMEAVMEKEREELSGDFCRSCGYCLPCPQNILIPQAARIYFLMTRSPYQPYITSEFQAEMARVETCIECGACASRCPYGLDTPGLLKRQLALYKTFLAEHQDEIKNG